The nucleotide sequence AGGAGCCCGGCCGGGCGAGCACCGTCAGGGTGTCACCGATCCGTACGTCCTTGTTCTCCGCGGTGTCCGCGTCGAGCAGTGCCTGGCCGGGGCCCTCCGGGGCGTGTCCGTCGGTCAGCTTCACCGGGCTGCGGTCGGTGAGGTACCAGTTGGTGGCGACGGTGGGCGCGCCCGTCGTCGGCCCCACCGACTTGTTCTCGCTGTCGACGACCGTGACGTTCTCGACAGCCGCGTCGACATGGGCGTCGGCGACGCCGTCGATGCCCGCGACCCGCCGCGCGAGCGAGGCGGGCACGGTCTCGACGGCCCCGGTCGGCAGCTGCCCCTTCAGGTCGTCGTCCTTCGGGCCCACGGTCACATCGGCCGAGGTGGAGGCGAAGAGCCGGTCGAAGGTACGGGTGACCGTGTCCGAGAAGATCAGGCTGCCCGCGACGAACGCCACGGACAGGACGACCGCCAGCGCCGAGAGCAGCAGCCGTCCCTTGTGCGCGAGGAAACTCCGCAGGGTCGCCTTCAGCACGGCTCAGTCCTTGTCGAGGTCGATGGGCTCGTTGGTGGGCCCGCCCGCGGACCCACCGGTGGGGGCGCTTTCGCCGTCGGAGGCCGCCCGGACCGTGTCGGGCCCGGGAGCCTGGGGGTTTCCCCCGGAGAAGAGGCGCATGCGTTCCAGGACCGCTTCGGCCGTGGGGCGTTCCATCCGGTCCACGATCCGCCCGTCCGCGAGGAAGAGCACCAGGTCGGAGTGGGCGGCGGCGCCCGGGTCGTGGGTGACCATGACGACCGTCTGGCCCAGCTGGTCGACCGCCTCGCGCAGGAAGCCGAGCACTTCGAGCCCGGCACGGGAGTCGAGGTTGCCGGTCGGCTCGTCCGCGAAGATCAGCTCGGGCCGGGAGGCGAGCGCGCGGGCGCAGGCGACGCGCTGCTGCTGGCCGCCGGAGAGCTGGGAGGGCCGGTGCTTGAGCCGGTCGCGCAGCCCGAGCGTGTCGATGACCTGGTCCAGCCACTTCTCGTCGGGCTTCTTGCCCGCGATGTCCATCGGCAGGGTGATGTTCTCGGCCGCGTTCAGCGTGGGGATCAGATTGAAGGACTGGAACATGAAGCCGATCCGGTCCCGGCGCAGCCGCGTCAGCTCGCGGTCCTTGAGGCCGGTGATCTCGCTGCTCCCGAGCCACACCTGTCCGGCGGACACGGTGTCGAGCCCCGCCAGGCAGTGCATCAGGGTGGACTTCCCCGAGCCCGAGGGGCCCATGACCGCGGTGAAGCGGCCACGCGCGATGTCCACGTCGACCGAGTCGAGGGCGAGCACCGTCGTCTCGCCCGAGCCGTACGCCTTCGTCAGGCTCCGGGCGCGCGCGGCGATGCCGTCGGCTTCCGCGCGGCCGAGGGGGTGCTCAGCGGCAGCAGTGGACAAAACGGCCTCCAGGCTCGAACCAGTTCGAATTCCGGGCGTTCTCGGTTGAGCCTAGTGTGATGTGGGGCACAGCAGGAATCCCCCCGAAGTGCGAGGCCGTCTCCGCCGCAGGTCGGGTCTCCGATATCGATGTAAGGGACACCGGGAATGAGTCCGTAGCTCGCGAGGGGGAGCCCGGGCCGGCCTTCGGGGGCGGCGTGCGGCAAAGGCGCCCTTGCCTCTGCTAGCACTCCGGCGCTAGCGTCGAGTCATGGCCAAGACCCAGCTGAATGTTCGGGTGGACGAGGACACGGCCCGAGCCGCCCGTGAACGAGCCCTGGAGCGCGGGATGAGTGTGAACCGGTACATCGAGGAGTTGGTCCGGCAGGACGCCGGCGAAGCGGGCCACACCTTCGTCGAGTCCGCCGCCGACTTCATGAAGCAGTACGAGGCGGTCTTCGTCGAGGAGTTCGGCGCCGAGCTCGAAGGCCGGCGCGAGGGACGTCACTGATCCCTTGAGTCAGCTCAGAATCGACCTCGCCTGGCTTCTGATGGTCGCCGAACGGAAGACGCCCGGAGATCCCCAGGTCACCGACTGGGGTGCCCTCGTCGCGGCCGTCGCCCGGCACGAGGCCGAGATCTTCGACGTCCCCGTCTACGACACCCCGCACGCCCGAGCCGCCGCCCTCCTCCAACTCCTCATGCACGTCCCGGCGTTGGAGCGCTCCAACGCGCTCTTCGCCTCCGCCGTCGCCTACGGCTACCTCGTGGCCAGCGGCGTCAAGGTCGTCACCTCCGCCGAGCAGGTGCGCGAACTGGCCAGACTGGTCAAGAACGGCGAGGCCACCGTGCACGACATCACGCAGGAGCTGCTCCAGTGGAGTCTGTGACGCCGGGCCGCCGGGCCCGGCCCACCACGCAGTAGGAGCTGGGCAGCCGAGGCCCCTGCTCGGGCACCAGGACCTCCCGGACCGTCCCGACCTCGAACCCGGCGGCCCGGATCTCGCCGACCGGGTCGCGGGACACGTGGCAGCCGCCGAACAGCAACGGCCACACCGTGCCGTCCAGCCCCCGCTGAGCCGTCCGCATCGCCCGTCCGCCGCCCCGGCCGTGCTCGAAGAACCGCAGCTCACCGCCGGGACGCAGCACCCGCAGCACCTCGCTCAGCGAGCGCCGAACGTCCCGCACACTGCACAGCACCAACGACACGACGGCCGCGTCGAACGCCTCGCTCTTGACCGGCAGCGCCTCCGCCGCGCCCGGCACCACGTCCACCGGCACCTCGGCGCGCAGGGCGGACTCCAGGGCCAACCGCCGCAGGGAGTGCTCCGGTTCGATCGCCACCACCTCCGAGACCGCGCCCGGATACCGCGCGAAGTTCAGACCGTTTCCGGCGCCGATCTCGATGACCCGCCCCGACAGCCCCGCGAGCAGCTCGTCCCGCAGCGGGCCGATCCTCGGCTCCGCCGACACGCTCAGTCTGGCGTAGAACCGGGCGAAGAAGGGGTGGTGCACGGCGTCCTTCGTGGCGCGGGCGCGGGCCATGGGGCCTCCCGAGGAGGACGGCAGATACTGCGATTGTCCCCCGGGAAGCACCGGCTCACCCGTCACGCCCGGAGAAGGGACGGCCCGCCCCTCGTGGAGCGGGGGCGGAGAAACGACTCACCCGCCGCGTGTCCCTGGGGAGGAGGCCACGCGACGGGCACGGGGTGTACGAAGTACCGACCGCCGGGAGGGTCAGGCGATGAAGGCCCGGACCTGGTCGTAGACGCCCTTGTTGTTGTTCATGTCGTCGTGCGAGACGCACCCGACCTCGACGTTCGTCGCGCCGCTGAGGATCGCGGAGGTGTCCGGGGTGAGCGCGTCGTCGCAGTTCGACCAGTAGCTGGCGTACGACACGCTGCCCGGCGTCTCGTCACCCGAGTTGAGCGAGGTCAGGAACGAACTGCCGGTGTACATCTCGCCACAGGACGTGTAGAGCCACCGACACCAGCCGGCGACGGTCGTCCCGTGGTTCACACCGGCCGTGGACACGAAGTCGTCCACGTACGCCGTCCCCCCGAGGTTCTTGAGGTAGTAGCGGGAGCTGAGCGCGCCCATCGAATGGACCACCACGTCGACTTTGGAGGCACCCGTCGAGGCGAGCACGCTCTGGATCTTGGTCTTGAGCTGTGCGGCGGTCGTGGCGTTGGACTGACCCCAGTCGTAGGACCAGGAGTACAGCTCCGAGGACGTGTAGCCGTCGGCCTTGAAGTACGCGATCCAGTCGTCCCAGCTGCTGGACGAACTGCTCAGACCGTGTACGAAGACCACGGGGTTGTGGGTCGCGGCCTGGGCGGAGGTCGTGGAGAAGGAGAGCGACAGAAGAAGCGTGGTGGTCACGGTCGTGAGGGCCGTGGCGATACGGCGCATGCGGCGCTGCATGGGGCCTCCTGAAACGGGTGGGGTTCGTCTGGAGTGTCAGGGGGGTCTACGCGCGCCGCATCGGTGAAATCGCCGGTCTTTACTGGCCGGTTAACTCGCAAGTAACGTGGTGGGCGTGGTGACTCCGGTGAACCCCCCACAACTTCCGCATCGCTCGCCACCGCCCCCCATGAACAGGTGGACGAGCCCGAACGCAGCGTCGGCCGCCGTGCCCACGCTGTCCGAAGGCGTGCGCGTACGCCTGCTGCACGCCGCCCACGGCGATCCGCGGGCCGCCGCGGAACTCGCCGCCGCTCTGACCCGACGCCAGCTCACGGGCCTCGACCCGCTCCCCGCCGAGCCCCTGGCGCTGGCCCCCGCCCTGCTGCGAAGCCATCGTCGGGACGTACGGGCGCTGCCCGACGACACCCGCTTCCTGCTGCTCCTCGCCGCCGCCGACCAGTACCCGATCCCGACGCACGCCTACGCGCGGGCCGTCACCGCAGCCCGGCTCGACACCCGCCCCCTCGACACGGCGGAGACGGCCGGCCTCGCGCACGCCACGACCCAGGGCATCGTCTTCCGGGACGCCTGGACCCGGATCGCCGTATACGAGTCCGCGTCCATGGGCGACCGGCGTGAGGCCCACCGCCTCCTCGCCGCGGTCCTCAGCGGCGAGGGCGAGCGACCCGTCCGGTCCTGGCACCGGGCCGCCGCCGCCCTCGGACCCAGCCGCCGCCTCGCCGCCGAACTCCGCCTCGCGGCACGGGTGGCACGTGCCATCGGCGACCCCACCCTCGCCTCCGCCCTCGCCGAACGCGCCGCCACGCTCACCCCCGAACCTGCCGAACGCATGCCCCTGCTCGCCCAGGCCGCCGCCGAGGCCTGGCAGTCGGGCGACGGCGACCGGGCCCGCCGACTCGTCGCCGCCACCGACGACGACGCCCTCGGCGGCCTTTTGGCCCTGCGCGCCGGAAACGCGGCCGAGGCCTTCGACGCCCTCCTCACGGCCGCCGTCCGGCACGTCGGCGACCACACCCCGGACAGGGCTGCCCACCTGTTGGCACGAGCCACCGAGGCCGCCATCTACACGGGAGACCTCCGCCGCTGCCGGGAGGCCGCCGCCGTCGCCGACGGGCTCGGCATCCTGCCGCCCAGCACCCTCGGCGCGCTCGCCGCCGCTTTCGAGGGACGCTACGACGACGCACGGGACGTCCTCGAAGCCGCCGCCGGCCGCTGCGGTCCCGGTGGCGACCCCACCCAGCTGATCCACGCCGGGATCGCCGCCCTCCTCCTCGGCGACCACACCCGCGCCTTCACCGCCACCGCCCGCGCCGCCGCCTCCGCACGAGCCAGGGGCGAGACGGTCACCGTGCCGCAGGCCATGGAGTTCCGGGCCTACGCGGAGTTCTGGACCGGGCGCCCCAAGGCCGCCGAGGCCGCCACCGTGGACGCCCTGCGCCAGGCGTACGCCACCGGGCAGGACAACGGGGCCTGCCATCTCCAGGCCGCCCTCGCGATGTTCGCGGCCGTCACCGGCGACGAACAGGTGTGCCGGGAGCGCGCCGAGGCCGCCCGTTCGTACGCCCTGGAACGTGGCCTCGGACTGCCCGCCGCGCTCGCCATGTTCGCCCTGGCCTTCCTCGACCTGAGCACCGGACGGTACGCCGCCTCGGCCGCCCGCCTCCGCGCGCTCGCCGGCTTCGGCCCCGGCCACGGACACCGGGCCATCCGGCACATCGCCACCCCGCACTATGTCGAGGCCGCCGTCCGCACGGGCGCCACCCGGGTGGCCCGCGCCGCGCACGCCGACTACGACCGCTGGGCCCGCACCGTCCGCAGCGCCGACGACCTCGCCCTCAGCGCCCGCTGCCGCGCACTGCTCGCCACCGGGGAGGAGGCCGTCGAGCACTACCGCGCGGCGCTCGACCTGCACGCCGCCGGCACCCGCGACTTCGAACGCGCCCGTACGGAACTGCTCTTCGGCAGCGCCCTGCGGCGGCTCCGCAACCGCACCGAGGCCCGCGACCGGCTCCACAGCGCCCTGGAGGCCTTCGACCTCTTCGGCTCCCCGCACTGCGCGGCCCAGGCCCGCGCCGAACTCCGCGCCCTCGGTGAGCGTGCCACCGCCGCCCCCGCCGCGGAGGCCCTCGCGACCCGGTTGACGGCCCAGCAGCTCATGATCGCCCGCATGGCCGCGGACGGCGCGACCAACCGGGAGATCGCCGCGAGGCTGCTCTTGAGCCCGCGCACGATCGACCACCATCTGAGAGGCGTGTTCTCCCGGCTGGGGATCAGGTCGAGGATCGAGTTGGTGAGGCTGCTGGGGGAGGGGGAAGCCTGAGGCCGGGGCGCGCCCCTTCAGGGGCGCGGGGAACTGCGCGATCAGCCACGACGCACCCGCAGTCAGCCAGTCGCAGGACCCCTACGGCGCAACTTCCGTGGTACCGAAGGAAACGGCATTCCACACCCCACCCAGCGCCGGCGCCAGCCAACCCCCCGCCCTCGCCCGGAAATCGTGGGGCGCCAACGCCCCCGACCCCGCAGGCACCGCCCCCAGCAGCGGAGCGTTCGCCACCACCGGCAGGTCCGCCAGGTTGCAGCGGGACGCCAGGTCGGGGGACTTGGGCCAGCTGCCGATGACGACGCCCGCCAACTCCACCTCGCGCACGGCGAGTTCGCGGGACGTCAGTTCGGTCGTGTTGAGGGTGCCGAGGCCGGCCGAGGCGACCAGCAGCACGGGCGCGCAGAGCAGTCGGGCCGTGTCCGCCAGTGTGCCGCCCGCCTCGTCGAAGCGGACGAGGAGGCCACCGGCGCCCTCGACCAGCACCAGGTCGTGGTCGACGGCCAGTTTGGCCGCGGCCTCGGCGACGTCCTCGGGGTGCACCGGAGGGAGGCCGGAGCGCCGGGCGGCGGTCGCGGGAGCCAACGGCTCGGGGTAACGGGCGAGTTCGCGGACGGTCACGGTGCCGGCGAGCCGGGCCACCTCGGCCGCGTCGCCGTGCTCGTCCGGCCGTACACCGGTCTGTGCGGGCTTGAGGACGGCCACGGACCGGCCGGACGCCACGGCCACCGCCGCGACGGCCGCCGTGGTGACCGTCTTGCCGACCTCCGTGCCCGTCCCCGTGATCACCAGGACCGTCATGTCATCCTCTCCCGTCGTCCTCTCCCGTCGTCCTCTTCCGTCATCCCGCCGTCGCCGTCGCCGTCGCCGCGCACACCGCGCGCGCGATCCGCGCCACGTCCTCGTCGCCCGTGACGTACGGCGGCATCGTGTAGACGAGATCACGGAACGGTCGCAGCCATACGCCCTCGCCCACCGCGGCCGCCGTGGCGGCCCGCATGTCCACCGCGTGGTCGAGCTGCACGACCCCGATCGCGCCGAGGACGCGTACGTCCTTCACCCCCGGCACCTCGCGCACCGGCGCCAGCCCTTCCCGCAGCCCGGTCTCGATCCGCTTGACCTCGGCGAGCCAGTCCTGACCGAGCAGCAGCTCGATCGAGGCACAGGCGACGGCCGCCGCCAGCGGGTTGCCCATGAAGGTGGGGCCGTGGGCCAGCACCGGCACCTCGCCCCGCGAGATCCCGTCGGCCACCCGGGCGGTGCACAGC is from Streptomyces sp. NBC_01314 and encodes:
- a CDS encoding ABC transporter ATP-binding protein, giving the protein MSTAAAEHPLGRAEADGIAARARSLTKAYGSGETTVLALDSVDVDIARGRFTAVMGPSGSGKSTLMHCLAGLDTVSAGQVWLGSSEITGLKDRELTRLRRDRIGFMFQSFNLIPTLNAAENITLPMDIAGKKPDEKWLDQVIDTLGLRDRLKHRPSQLSGGQQQRVACARALASRPELIFADEPTGNLDSRAGLEVLGFLREAVDQLGQTVVMVTHDPGAAAHSDLVLFLADGRIVDRMERPTAEAVLERMRLFSGGNPQAPGPDTVRAASDGESAPTGGSAGGPTNEPIDLDKD
- the bioD gene encoding dethiobiotin synthase, coding for MTVLVITGTGTEVGKTVTTAAVAAVAVASGRSVAVLKPAQTGVRPDEHGDAAEVARLAGTVTVRELARYPEPLAPATAARRSGLPPVHPEDVAEAAAKLAVDHDLVLVEGAGGLLVRFDEAGGTLADTARLLCAPVLLVASAGLGTLNTTELTSRELAVREVELAGVVIGSWPKSPDLASRCNLADLPVVANAPLLGAVPAGSGALAPHDFRARAGGWLAPALGGVWNAVSFGTTEVAP
- a CDS encoding class I SAM-dependent methyltransferase, with the protein product MARARATKDAVHHPFFARFYARLSVSAEPRIGPLRDELLAGLSGRVIEIGAGNGLNFARYPGAVSEVVAIEPEHSLRRLALESALRAEVPVDVVPGAAEALPVKSEAFDAAVVSLVLCSVRDVRRSLSEVLRVLRPGGELRFFEHGRGGGRAMRTAQRGLDGTVWPLLFGGCHVSRDPVGEIRAAGFEVGTVREVLVPEQGPRLPSSYCVVGRARRPGVTDSTGAAPA
- a CDS encoding esterase/lipase family protein, with translation MQRRMRRIATALTTVTTTLLLSLSFSTTSAQAATHNPVVFVHGLSSSSSSWDDWIAYFKADGYTSSELYSWSYDWGQSNATTAAQLKTKIQSVLASTGASKVDVVVHSMGALSSRYYLKNLGGTAYVDDFVSTAGVNHGTTVAGWCRWLYTSCGEMYTGSSFLTSLNSGDETPGSVSYASYWSNCDDALTPDTSAILSGATNVEVGCVSHDDMNNNKGVYDQVRAFIA
- a CDS encoding LuxR C-terminal-related transcriptional regulator yields the protein MNRWTSPNAASAAVPTLSEGVRVRLLHAAHGDPRAAAELAAALTRRQLTGLDPLPAEPLALAPALLRSHRRDVRALPDDTRFLLLLAAADQYPIPTHAYARAVTAARLDTRPLDTAETAGLAHATTQGIVFRDAWTRIAVYESASMGDRREAHRLLAAVLSGEGERPVRSWHRAAAALGPSRRLAAELRLAARVARAIGDPTLASALAERAATLTPEPAERMPLLAQAAAEAWQSGDGDRARRLVAATDDDALGGLLALRAGNAAEAFDALLTAAVRHVGDHTPDRAAHLLARATEAAIYTGDLRRCREAAAVADGLGILPPSTLGALAAAFEGRYDDARDVLEAAAGRCGPGGDPTQLIHAGIAALLLGDHTRAFTATARAAASARARGETVTVPQAMEFRAYAEFWTGRPKAAEAATVDALRQAYATGQDNGACHLQAALAMFAAVTGDEQVCRERAEAARSYALERGLGLPAALAMFALAFLDLSTGRYAASAARLRALAGFGPGHGHRAIRHIATPHYVEAAVRTGATRVARAAHADYDRWARTVRSADDLALSARCRALLATGEEAVEHYRAALDLHAAGTRDFERARTELLFGSALRRLRNRTEARDRLHSALEAFDLFGSPHCAAQARAELRALGERATAAPAAEALATRLTAQQLMIARMAADGATNREIAARLLLSPRTIDHHLRGVFSRLGIRSRIELVRLLGEGEA
- a CDS encoding fic family toxin-antitoxin system, toxin component → MSQLRIDLAWLLMVAERKTPGDPQVTDWGALVAAVARHEAEIFDVPVYDTPHARAAALLQLLMHVPALERSNALFASAVAYGYLVASGVKVVTSAEQVRELARLVKNGEATVHDITQELLQWSL
- a CDS encoding toxin-antitoxin system HicB family antitoxin, with the translated sequence MAKTQLNVRVDEDTARAARERALERGMSVNRYIEELVRQDAGEAGHTFVESAADFMKQYEAVFVEEFGAELEGRREGRH